GATGCCGGCTTCATTGATGTCGGTCGCAATGACCGTTGCGCCTTCACGCGCGAATGCGAGGGCGCAGGCGCGCCCGATGCCGGCGGCTGCCGCCGTGACGACGGCACGTTTGCCCTTGAGGCGGTTGGCCATGTTCTTGTTCTCCTCACCTTGAATTTGATTTCAGTGCCGTAGCCCGGATGAGCACGCAAGCGCGATATCCGGGAGCGGATATCCCGGGTGTCGCTTCGCTCACCCGGGCTATGCGTGCCTATCTCAGTGATTATCCCGCGCCACGCCGAACGTGCCGGCGACGTTCTGGTAGCGGGTGGCCAGCTCCATGCAGGCACCGGTCGATTGCTGGCCGACGGTGTTGCGATAGATCTCCTGCCACGGCGTCTGGTTCGGCGGGTGCTTGAAGCCGCCATTGGCCTTGAGCTCGGCGTGACGCTTCTTCAGTTCCTCGTCCGAGATCAGGATGTTGGCGCTGCCCTTGTTGAGGTCGACGCGGACCTTGTCGCCGGTCTTGAGCACCGCAAGGCCGCCATTGGCTGCAGCTTCCGGCGAGGCGTTCAGGATCGAGGGCGAGCCCGAGGTGCCGGACTGGCGGCCGTCGCCGATGCAGGGCAGGGACAGGATGCCGCGTTTGATCAGCGCTGCCGGCGGCTGCATGTTCACGACTTCGGCTCCACCGGGATAGCCGATCGGCCCGGTGCCGCGGATGAACAGCACGCAGCGCTCGTCGATGTCGAGCGAGGCATCATCGATCCGCGCGTGATAGTCCTCGGGTCCCTCGAACACGATGGCGCGGCCCTCGAAGGCGTTCAGGTCCTTCGGATTGCTGAGATAGCGGTCGCGGAATTCCTTGGAGATGACCGAGGTCTTCATGATCGCCGAATCGAACAGATTGCCCTTCAGCACCAGGAAGCCGGCATCCTTCACCAGCGGCTTGTCGTAGGCCCAGATCACGTCGTTGTCGGGCTTCGGCGCATCCTTGCAGTTCTCGCCGATGCCGCGGCCGTTGACGGTGACGGCGTCCTCATGGATGCGCTTGTGCTTCATCAATTCGCGCACCACCGCCGGCACGCCGCCGGCGCGGTGGAATTCCTCGCCGAGATAGAAGCCGGCAGGCTGCATGTTGACCAGCAGCGGCACGTCGTGGCCGACCTTCTGCCAGTCCTCGATGGTGAGCTCGACGCCGATGTGGCGGGCCAGCGCGTTGATGTGGATCGGCGCGTTGGTCGAGCCGCCGATCGCCGAATTGATCACGATGCAGTTCTCGAACGCCTTACGGGTCAGGATGTCCGAGGGTTTGAGGTCTTCCCACACCATCTCGACGGCGCGCTTGCCGGTCTCGTAGGCGATCTGGCCGCGCTCGCGATAGGGCGCGGGGATCGCAGCACATCCCGGCAGCGAGAAGCCGAGCGCTTCGGCAAGACCGTTCATGGTCGACGCCGTGCCCATGGTGTTGCAATGGCCGACCGACGGCGCGGAAGAGGCCACGATCTCCATGAACTCTTCATAGTCGATCTCGCCCGCGGCAAGCCGCTCGCGCGACTTCCAGACGATGGTGCCGGAGCCGGTGCGCTCGCCGGCGTGCCAGCCGTTGAGCATCGGGCCGCCCGACAGCACGATCGCGGGGAGGTTGACGGTCGCAGCCGCCATCATGCAGGCCGGCGTGGTCTTGTCGCAGCCTGTGGTGAGCACGACGCCGTCCAGCGGATAGCCGTAGAGGATCTCGACCAGGCCGAGATA
The sequence above is drawn from the Bradyrhizobium amphicarpaeae genome and encodes:
- a CDS encoding IlvD/Edd family dehydratase; translated protein: MTKKPTNGHVPAGNGSRRHLRSQEWFNNPHNPGMTALYMERYLNYGLTRAELQSGKPIIGIAQTGNDLSPCNRHHIELAHRVREGIREAGGIAMEFPTHPIQETGKRPTAALDRNLAYLGLVEILYGYPLDGVVLTTGCDKTTPACMMAAATVNLPAIVLSGGPMLNGWHAGERTGSGTIVWKSRERLAAGEIDYEEFMEIVASSAPSVGHCNTMGTASTMNGLAEALGFSLPGCAAIPAPYRERGQIAYETGKRAVEMVWEDLKPSDILTRKAFENCIVINSAIGGSTNAPIHINALARHIGVELTIEDWQKVGHDVPLLVNMQPAGFYLGEEFHRAGGVPAVVRELMKHKRIHEDAVTVNGRGIGENCKDAPKPDNDVIWAYDKPLVKDAGFLVLKGNLFDSAIMKTSVISKEFRDRYLSNPKDLNAFEGRAIVFEGPEDYHARIDDASLDIDERCVLFIRGTGPIGYPGGAEVVNMQPPAALIKRGILSLPCIGDGRQSGTSGSPSILNASPEAAANGGLAVLKTGDKVRVDLNKGSANILISDEELKKRHAELKANGGFKHPPNQTPWQEIYRNTVGQQSTGACMELATRYQNVAGTFGVARDNH